A single genomic interval of Trichosurus vulpecula isolate mTriVul1 chromosome 6, mTriVul1.pri, whole genome shotgun sequence harbors:
- the LOC118854871 gene encoding clarin-2-like: MSVLAQNISSSVPSISFEGSIDITSPPTPPDPSTPPLMVLFVPLASVFPHMVKQLNTGLHVMILIFLFVAMALALVSMGFAILNMIKVPYRAINGPAGICLWNVLAGGVVALAIGSFMAAVKFHDLTDRIANFQEKIFQFVIVEEQYEESFWICVASAAAHAANLLVVAISQIPLPEIKTKIEEVTVTAEDILY, translated from the exons ATGTCTGTCCTGGCCCAG AACATTAGCAGCTCGGTACCATCCATTAGCTTTGAAGGCTCTATTGACATaacctctccccctaccccaccagATCCCTCAACGCCTCCTCTGATGGTGCTTTttgtgcctctggcctcag TCTTTCCTCACAtggtgaaacaactgaacactgGCCTTCATGTCATGATTTTAATCTTCCTTTTTGTGGCCATGGCCTTGGCTCTGGTCAGTATGGGGTTTGCAATCCTCAATATGATAAAGGTCCCGTATCGTGCAATAAATGGGCCTGCTGGTATATGTCTGTGGAATGTACTTGCAG GTGGTGTCGTTGCTTTGGCCATTGGGAGCTTCATGGCAGCTGTGAAATTCCATGACCTCACAGACAGAATTGCCAATTTTCAGGAAAAGATCTTTCAGTTTGTCATTGTGGAGGAACAGTACGAAGAGTCTTTCTGGATCTGTGTGGCAAGCGCTGCTGCTCATGCAGCAAATTTGCTGGTGGTAGCCATAAGTCAGATTCCCCTTCCTGAGATAAAGACCAAAATAGAAGAAGTAACTGTGACAGCAGAGGATATCTTGTACTGA
- the LOC118854872 gene encoding LOW QUALITY PROTEIN: cytosol aminopeptidase-like (The sequence of the model RefSeq protein was modified relative to this genomic sequence to represent the inferred CDS: inserted 1 base in 1 codon) has translation MMLSLPLPALRRLSVWSLGGKLLACRGFSISSPLSQSRAMTKGLVLGIYAKEKDDDTPQFTSAGDKFDQLVSGKLRELLALSGPPLKAGKTRIFYGLHQDFPSVVVAGLGKKTSGIDELENWNEGKENIRVAVAAACRQIQDLEITSVEVDPCGDAQAAAEGAVLGLYEFDELKQKKKTVVSAQLYGSGDDEAWQKGVVFANGQNLARHLMETPANKMTPTRFAEIIEQKLKSVSSNTTVHIRNKSWIEDQAMGAFLSVSKGSDEPPVFLEXHYTGSPNADDSPLVFVGKGITFDSGGISIKPSANMDLMRADMGGAATICSTIITAATLNLPLNLIGLAPLCENMPSGKANKPGDVVRAKNGKTIQVDNTDAEGRLILADALCYAHTFNPKVINAATLTGVGRNGYESAPLMTEIVLPSTSGEVGAGYIHFL, from the exons ATGATGCTCTCGCTGCCTCTTCCGGCACTGAGGCGACTCAGCGTCTGGAGCCTGGGAGGGAAGCTCCTCGCGTGCCGGGGCTTTTCCATCTCGTCCCCGCTCAGCCAAAGCAGAGCCATGACCAAG GGCCTTGTTTTAGGCATCTATGCCAAAGAAAAGGATGATGATACTCCTCAGTTTACAAGTGCAGGAGACAAATTTGATCAACTTGTCTCTGGAAAACTCAGAGAACTTTTGGCCCT aTCTGGGCCTCCACTGAAGGCAGGCAAAACACGTATATTTTATGGTCTTCATCAG GACTTTCCCAGTGTTGTTGTAGCTGGCCTGGGTAAAAAGACATCTGGAATAGATGAACTGGAAAACTGGAATGAAGGCAAAGAAAACATCCGAGTTGCTGTTGCAG ctgcATGCAGGCAAATTCAGGACCTGGAAATTACTTCTGTGGAAGTGGATCCCTGTGGAGATGCTCAGGCTGCTGCAGAAGGAGCTGTTCTTGGTCTCTATGAGTTTGATgagctaaagcaaaaaaagaagacCGTAGTTTCTGCTCAACTCTATGGGAG TGGTGATGATGAAGCTTGGCAGAAAGGAGTTGTGTTTGCTAATGGGCAGAATCTAGCCCGACACTTGATGGAAACACCAGCCAATAAAATGACTCCAACCAGATTTGCAGAAATCATTGAGCAGAAGCTCAAGAGTGTGAGTAGCAACACAACGGTCCACATAAG GAACAAATCTTGGATTGAGGATCAAGCAATGGGAGCCTTCCTAAGTGTCTCAAAAGGGTCAGATGAACCACCAGTTTTCTTAG ATCACTATACAGGCAGTCCAAATGCAGATGACTCACCTTTGGTGTTTGTTGGAAAAGGAATTACCTTTGATAG TGGTGGCATCTCAATCAAACCATCTGCAAACATGGATCTTATGAGAGCTGACATGGGAGGGGCAGCAACTATATGTTCGACCATCATCACAGCAGCAACTCTAAACTTACCACTTAATCTTATTG GTTTGGCTCCACTTTGTGAAAATATGCCCAGTGGGAAGGCAAACAAACCAGGAGATGTTGTTAGGGCGAAGAATGGGAAAACGATACAG GTTGATAATACAGATGCAGAGGGGAGGCTCATATTAGCTGATGCTCTCTGTTATGCCCACACATTTAATCCAAAGGTTATAAATGCTGCAACATTAACAG GTGTGGGGAGAAATGGCTATGAATCTGCCCCTCTTATGACTGAAATTGTCCTTCCTTCAACATCTGGGGAAGTTGGAGCTGGGTATATCCACTTCCTATAG